The following nucleotide sequence is from Nitratidesulfovibrio termitidis HI1.
GGCATTCCTCCTGCTCCTGCTGCCCACGGCGCTGCTGGCGTACGAGGTGCCCAAGGAGATCATCATCAAACGGCCCGACAAGAACCAGCCCATGGCCGCATGGGTGGTTCCGGTCACCTTTCCGCACGGCAAGCACGCCGTGCTGAATTCCTGCGATTCGTGCCATCACGAAGAGTCGGACAGGACCCTCGGCCAGTTCCTGCCCTGCACCCAGTGCCACAACAAGCCCACGGTCACGGACACCTCGTCGTTCTACATGGCTTGGCACAACGACAGCACCCACAGTTGCCTGGGCTGCCACCGCAAGATGCGCGAGGCCGGAAAGATGCCGCCCCTCTCGTGCACCCGTGGCTGCCACAAGAAGACGGAGGCCCAATGAACGCTCTCGCCCAATTCGTGGCGCGCCGTGCAGAGGCCGAGGAACGCGGCGTCTCACGGCGCGACTTTCTGAAATTCTGCGGCATGGTGGCCGTGGCCATGGGGCTGGATGTCTCCATGGGCGCGCAGATCGCCCGCGCGCTGGAAGGCAAGAAGAAGCCTTCGGTCGTGTACATGCACGGCGCGGAATGCACCGGCTGCACCGAAGCACTGTTGCGTCTTGTTGATCCGTACTTCGACGTGCTGATCATGGAAGTGGTCTCGCTGGACTACTGCGAGACAGTCATGGCCGCCGCCGGGCACGCCGCCCACGCCGCGTTGCAAAAGGCCATGAAGAATCCGGACGGCTATTTCTGCGTCATCGAAGGGGCCATCCCCACCCGCGACGGCGGGCTGTACGGCCAGGTGGGCGGGCAGACCATGCTTTCGCTGTTCACCGAGGTGGCGGGCAAGGCCAAGGGCGTCATCGCCATAGGCAGTTGCGCCAGCTACGGGGGCATCCAGGCCGCAGCGCCCAACCCGTCGAAAGCCATCGGGGTGGGGGCGGCGCTGAAGCCGCTGGGCATCGCGCCCATCAACCTGCCCGGATGCCCGCCCAACCCCGTGAACTTCGTGGGCACGGTGGTGCACCTGCTGACCAAGGGCCTGCCCGAGCTCGACACCTCGGGCCGCCCCAAGCTGTTCTACGGCAAGACCGTGCACGACATGTGCGAACGGCGGCCCCACTTCGACAAGGGCGAATTCGCCCTGTCGTTCTCGTCGCAGCAGGCGCGCGACGGCTGGTGCCTGCACAAGCTGGGGTGCCGTGGCCCGTGGACGTACAACAACTGTCCAACCGCGCTGTTCAACCAGACCACCTGGCCGGTGCGCTCGGGCGCGCCCTGCATAGGATGCAGCGAACCCGGATTCTGGGACCAGCTTGCCCCCTTCAACCGCGACGTGCGCGAAAAGGGCGATGACGCCTGAGGAGGCATTTCATGGCTGACAAAGCCTATACCGGCCGCATCGTGGTGGACCCGGTCACCCGCATCGAGGGACACCTGAAGATCGACGTCTCGGTCAAGAACGGGGTGGTGGACAACGCATGGTCCAGCACCCAGCTGTTCCGGGGCCTGGAAATCATCGTCAAGGGCCGCCCGCCGGAAGACGTGCACAACTACGTGCAGCGCGCCTGCGGCGTGTGCACCACCACCCACTCGCTGACCAGCATCCGCGCCGTGGAAAACGCCATGGGCTTCAAGGCCCCCCCGGCGGCGGAACTGGTGCGCCACCTGATTCTGGCCACGCTCATCGTGCACGACCATCTGGTGCACTTCTACCACCTGCATTCGCTGGACTTCTGCGACGTGGCCAACGCCCTGAAGGCCGACCCCGTGGCCGCGGCCAAGCTGGCGTCCCAGGTTTCCGGACGCGATGTCGCCCCCGGCGACCTGTTCGTGGTGCACGGCAGGCTGAAGAAATTCGTGGAGGCCGGGCAACTGGGCTGGCTGGACAACGCCTACTTCCTGGGCGGGCACCCGGCCTACCGCCTGTCGCCGGAAGAAAACCTGGTGCT
It contains:
- a CDS encoding cytochrome c3 family protein is translated as MHRIRCLAAAFLLLLLPTALLAYEVPKEIIIKRPDKNQPMAAWVVPVTFPHGKHAVLNSCDSCHHEESDRTLGQFLPCTQCHNKPTVTDTSSFYMAWHNDSTHSCLGCHRKMREAGKMPPLSCTRGCHKKTEAQ
- a CDS encoding hydrogenase small subunit; the encoded protein is MNALAQFVARRAEAEERGVSRRDFLKFCGMVAVAMGLDVSMGAQIARALEGKKKPSVVYMHGAECTGCTEALLRLVDPYFDVLIMEVVSLDYCETVMAAAGHAAHAALQKAMKNPDGYFCVIEGAIPTRDGGLYGQVGGQTMLSLFTEVAGKAKGVIAIGSCASYGGIQAAAPNPSKAIGVGAALKPLGIAPINLPGCPPNPVNFVGTVVHLLTKGLPELDTSGRPKLFYGKTVHDMCERRPHFDKGEFALSFSSQQARDGWCLHKLGCRGPWTYNNCPTALFNQTTWPVRSGAPCIGCSEPGFWDQLAPFNRDVREKGDDA